In a single window of the Sulfurimonas sp. hsl 1-7 genome:
- the mog gene encoding molybdopterin adenylyltransferase, with product MSEIKIGVITASDRASKGIYEDISGVAIQDTMKDYLKSEFEIVYRCIPDEQDHIEATMKELCDDEGCCLVVTTGGTGPALRDVTPEATENVCQKMMPGFGELMRQVSLQYVPTAILSRQTAGIRGKSLIINLPGKPKSIRECLDAVFPAVPYCIDLIEGPYIETNEDVIKAFRPKAK from the coding sequence ATGAGTGAAATAAAAATAGGTGTTATAACGGCTAGTGACAGAGCTAGTAAAGGGATTTACGAAGATATTTCAGGTGTAGCTATTCAAGATACTATGAAAGATTATTTAAAAAGCGAATTTGAGATCGTTTACAGATGTATCCCTGATGAACAAGATCATATTGAAGCGACAATGAAAGAGTTGTGTGATGATGAAGGGTGTTGTTTGGTTGTAACTACAGGTGGAACTGGTCCAGCACTTCGTGATGTAACTCCGGAAGCTACTGAAAACGTATGTCAGAAGATGATGCCAGGTTTTGGTGAATTAATGCGCCAAGTGAGTCTTCAGTATGTTCCAACGGCTATTTTATCTCGTCAAACGGCAGGGATTCGCGGAAAGTCTTTAATTATTAATTTACCGGGTAAACCAAAGTCTATTCGTGAGTGTTTAGATGCAGTTTTTCCTGCTGTACCGTATTGTATTGACCTTATTGAAGGACCGTACATTGAAACAAACGAAGACGTGATCAAAGCATTTAGACCAAAGGCAAAATAA